aatataaaataaaataaataataattaaagaatgtaaaataagataatttttgTATGGTAGTGGGTCTCgcaaatatttttgtttctttctaaGTTACATAATGATCTCTTTTATCCATATATATGAGCAGCAGTTGAAAGATCAATTCAAAGCATAAAGATGAGTGAAGGGGTTTCTTGCAAAGAAGAGAGTAAGAGTATTGATCTAACTAGGATCACTCTTCGAGAAACGGATCTTTCTGATGTGGAAGATCACATGGTGTGGTCAAGCGATGCAAAGGTGACAGAGTTCTGTACTTGGGGGCCATACACCAGCAAAGAAGAAGCCATAGACTTCATCAATGGGATACCAAACATATTTTCATGGTATAGGGCCATCTGCCTTGACAATCAAGCAATAGGGTCGGTTTCTGTGTGCTTGCAAAGAGATAGATACAGAGAAAAAGTAGCTGAAGTCGGATATATTCTGGCTTCAGAGTACTGGGGAAAAGGGATTGTTACACATGTTCTAAAGCAAGT
The genomic region above belongs to Arachis stenosperma cultivar V10309 chromosome 5, arast.V10309.gnm1.PFL2, whole genome shotgun sequence and contains:
- the LOC130981079 gene encoding uncharacterized protein LOC130981079, which gives rise to MSEGVSCKEESKSIDLTRITLRETDLSDVEDHMVWSSDAKVTEFCTWGPYTSKEEAIDFINGIPNIFSWYRAICLDNQAIGSVSVCLQRDRYREKVAEVGYILASEYWGKGIVTHVLKQVVKIVFSMYPQVERLEALTDNENLASQRVLEKAGFQREGVLRNYVYVKGKSRDVAIYSFLPNDLHSEFASLKL